TTGAGGTCGGACAGCAATGGAAGCGATGGCGTCCAGTGAAGACAGTTGGAAGAGGTGCGTGGCGATGCTTATGCGACGAGGAAGGCCGACTTCGACACCTGGAAGCCCCACCTGGCGTGCAAGGAGACTAACGCTTGGCAACGAACCGGCCAAGTCCAGCCGAGGTGAAGAGGTGGGAACCTGGCCCGAACTTGGCGAGCATGCCGGGCGAGAGCCTTGGAAGCGTGCGACCCGCAGACCCTGAACGCGACCGTAGAGCAACAGCACACCTTCTGGATGGCAAAGCGATGGCAGATCTAAATGCGGTGCCCCGTCCAGGCAGTTCGCGACATGCGCACAAAGAACCCGGACTTCTTACAGAACGCTGGTCAGGTGACAGTGTACGAACAGCAGGTCAACGTGACAGAAGGACTGGCCATGACCGGGGAAACGAATCCCGGCTAACTGCCCGCCCGAGCCGCTCCAATACGCTGAACGGAGTGCACAACTTTAGGCCCGTCATGCCTTGCGTAACTCCGGCGCTCAGACGCCGCACAACACCCCAGCCCCTTTCATCAAATGATCCCACCGACTCCACGATACCGACGACGGTCTTTGGCGTCCTGACGTTGGGAAAGATCTCCGACAGTCGATCTCGACCAACATGGTTGACAACTTCCTGGAACCGGCGCTCCAAGTAATCGTTCATCAGGGGGCGCCAGTACTCGTCGTTCATCGACTGACTTGTCATGACTTCTCCCCTGTCTCCTCGTCGCGCAGACCACAGCAGATCGTGGTCAAACGAACGGAACCAGACGAGACAGCATCCAATGTCGGCGTCGCTGCGGTCTACTTGCTTTACGCCTTCTTCAATTCGGTCGGTCAATGTAACCGGGCTTTCGGAACTGACCATCTTGCAGGCGATGCCCCACCTCTTGCCATCCGCTGAAAACAAGACGTCAGGGTTGCCGCCAACCGAACGGTAAGGGTCTTCGAGCTCTACATTGCCAAACTCCTCGTCTGCGGCGAGGCCCGTGAGAAGTTCAAGTGTTTTGTGCGTTGCAGATTCATGCGTCGGTGGACCAATCATGCACGGATCTGCATCGGTAAGAAGATGGAGGTGCGGTACGAATGGACCAAGCCGACCATTTGCGTCGGTCAGAACAACCTTATGGGCGAGGTTAAGAAAGCTTAGGCGCCTTCGGGTAGTTGGCCTGATGTCGGACTCAAGGCTGGTAACCCCGTGCTCTTCGGCCGCTATCTGCCACTCAACGACCGATAGCAGCGCACTCTCCAGAAGTGAGTCCGCTAGAATTCTCACACCCTCGCGCTTCAGGATTTCCTCGAACCGAACCGCGATGTCAACAAACTCGCGCGCAAGCCGCATTTCATCGTGGTACCTGAGTCCGGGAGTCGATCATGGGCTGCTGACATCTAAATTCGGGCGCGACCAATACGCGCGCGCGTGGTTGACGGCCGTCTCAACTTTCAGGTCGCGCCTCGGAGATCCCGAGTTTCACTCTTTCGAGATCAGATGCCGAGTACAGCCAATGTCCGCCTACGGACTTCTTAGCCAGGAGCAGCCCCCGCATGCGTAGCCTATCGAGGACGGCCTTTTCGACAGCAAGGAATTCCGCGGCCTTGAACGCGCTCAGATATCTGTCGCTCATTCCCTCTCGCCCGCCGTCGGCCACGGGCCAAGTGTATCAGCCCGCTCGGTTCAGGATCTTCCCTATCGTCGAGGCGTACCACTTGCCGCCGCCCCTGACGGTCGGCACTCCCTCTGCGTTGAGCGATTCCGCTATGGACGCAAGGCTCATACCCTTACGGCGCAGTTCCACGATTCTCCGGACGACTCCGCTTGGGACGTCGACCGGTCGTCCGAGTCTGACGCCTTGGGCTTTCTTGACGGCCAGCGCAGTTCGGGTGCGCTCAGCGATCAGCCTCCTTTCGAACTGGGCGAACTGGACGAGGATCCCGGCCATCATTTCTCCCG
This genomic interval from Armatimonadota bacterium contains the following:
- a CDS encoding MerR family transcriptional regulator, with amino-acid sequence MADGGREGMSDRYLSAFKAAEFLAVEKAVLDRLRMRGLLLAKKSVGGHWLYSASDLERVKLGISEARPES